Proteins encoded together in one Carassius auratus strain Wakin unplaced genomic scaffold, ASM336829v1 scaf_tig00002576, whole genome shotgun sequence window:
- the LOC113069910 gene encoding leupaxin-like: protein MDELDMLLEELAQSSTQTSNVPALIPPKTLQLGALDKSNKTTQPEQTESSGFVAGPGNKHNPYSVVPVPVKAGVMSPGTATRELDSIMNELLGLGLEVSESVPTSNPPPLACKSLKDKKPEETKESSGSQKETKKPQHPPLSVKVSKNVDAIDDLLGSLSTDMEKMGVHTAAKGHCASCGKCIAGKMITALGQVWHPEHFVCTACREELSTCGFFERDGKPYCEKDYQNLFSPRCAYCKGPIILNILTAMDQTWHPEHFFCSHCGDLFGPDGFLERDGKPYCSRDFYRLFAPKCSGCGEPVKENYLTAANGTWHPDCFVCADCLKPFTDGCFLELNGRPLCSLHYHSRQGTLCGTCGEPISGRCIAAMDRKFHPDHFVCAFCLRQLSQGVFKEQGGKPYCSVCHEKLFV, encoded by the exons ACATGCTTTTGGAGGAGTTGGCTCAGAGCTCCACCCAGACTTCAAATGTTCCTGCACTCATTCCACCCAAAACTCTCCAGCTGGGAGCCTTGGATAAAAGTAACAAAACAACACAGCCTGAACAa ACTGAATCTTCTGGATTTGTTGCTGGTCCAGGAAATAAACATAATCCCTACAG TGTGGTTCCAGTCCCTGTGAAGGCAGGAGTGATGAGTCCCGGCACAGCTACACGGGAGCTTGACTCCATCATGAATGAGCTGCTAGGGCTAGGCCTGGAG GTTTCAGAATCAGTTCCCACATCAAACCCACCTCCATTGGCTTGCAAgtcattaaaagacaaaaaaccTGAGGAAACTAAAGAAAGTAGTGGAAGCCAAAAAGAGACTAAGAAACCACAGCATCCTCCTCTGTCAGTGAAAGTATCCAAGAATGTGGATGCTATAGACGACCTGCTGGGCTCTCTCAGCACGGACATGGAGAAAATGGGGGTCCACACAGCTGCCAAAGGCCATTGTGCTTCTTGTGGCAAGTGTATAGCTGGAAAG ATGATCACAGCTCTGGGTCAGGTGTGGCACCCAGAACACTTTGTGTGTACGGCATGCAGGGAAGAACTCAGCACTTGTGGTTTCTTTGAGAGAGACGGCAAGCCGTACTGCGAGAAAGACTACCAGAACCTCTTCTCCCCTCGCTGCGCTTACTGCAAGGGTCCTATTATTCTG AACATTCTAACAGCGATGGATCAAACATGGCACCCAGAACATTTTTTCTGCTCCCACTGTGGAGATCTGTTTGGACCTGATG GTTTTCTGGAGAGAGATGGTAAACCATATTGCTCTAGGGATTTCTACCGCCTCTTTGCACCCAAATGCTCTGGCTGCGGAGAGCCAGTGAAGGAGAACTATCTGACTGCAGCCAATGGAACCTGGCACCCTGACTGCTTTGTATGTGCG GACTGTCTGAAGCCTTTTACAGACGGTTGCTTCCTTGAGTTGAATGGCCGGCCCCTCTGTTCCCTGCACTACCACTCTAGACAGGGCACTCTGTGTGGGACCTGTGGAGAGCCCATCTCGGGGCGCTGCATCGCTGCTATGGACCGCAAGTTTCACCCTGATCACTTTGTGTGTGCGTTCTGCCTTCGTCAGCTGAGTCAGGGTGTGTTTAAGGAGCAGGGAGGGAAGCCGTACTGTTCAGTATGTCACGAGAAACTCTTTGTTTGA